From Vicinamibacteria bacterium:
GCCCAGAATCAGGTGGACGCCCGCCGAATGGCCGCTCACCGGCAATCGGCCGGGCTCAGAAAGCCTCCAGCATGGCCGCCACCAGCGTACGGGCGAAGGCGGAACCCAGGCGATCGATGGTCTGGTCCTCACGGTCGAAGTAGCCCGTGGCCGCATCCCCGATGTCGTACTCGTCGCGGAACGAGAAGCCTTCGCTGGCCCAGATCGGATCCTTCTGCCCGATCTTCTTGTAGGTGATCTTGGCCACGAGCGTGATCGCGTAGCGGTTGGCCTGGGTGCGGGTCCCCTCCGCGCCCAGACCGACGGGGGTGACGGTGTAGGCCGTGATCTCCCCCTCCACCAGGGCGTCCACTCCCGACGGTTCCTGCACCACCGTGAACCGATTGCGCTTCTGAAGCTCTTCGATGACCTTCTGGGTGATCTTCTGGTCGAGGCCCGGCTTGCCCGTGCGGTCTTTGAACAGGGGCACCCCGAGGCGCTTGATGGTGGGATCGGTCGTGATCCCCTTGCCCACAAGGGCGTACCCACAGCCGGGCCCGAGGGCGAGCAGACCGAGGATGGCCGCCGCCCGCGCCCTCATCGGGTCACCACGCTGACCAGCCGCCCGGGCACCACCACCACCTTCACGATCTCCTTCCCCTTCACGTGCTCGGCTACCTCGGTCAGGGCCCAGCGGCGGACGTCCTCCTCCCGCGCTTCCCGCGGCACCGTCACGTGCCCGCGGACCTTGCCGTTGACCTGGACCGCCAGCTCCAACTCCTCCTCCCGCGCGGCCGCGGGATCCGCCACCGGCCAGGCCGCGCGCACGAGCCCGCCCTTCCGGCCCAGCCGCTCCGCGAGCTCCTCGCAGAGATGGGGCGTGAAGGGGTTCAGGAGGAGGACCAGCGTCTCCAGGGCCTCGCGGAGCACCGCCCGGCCCCCCTCCTCCGCGGACACCCTCGGCTCGAGCTCGACGATGGTGTTGTAGAGCTCCATCATGGCCGCCACCGCGGTGTTCATCTGCAGCCGCCCCTCGATGTCACGGGTGACCTTGGCCACCGTCTGATGCACCTTGCGCCTGAGATCCCGGCCGGCGGCGGGCAGCTCCTGGGGGAGGGCGGGGGCGGCGGCCAGCGCCTCCGCGTACCGGTCGATCAGACGCCACACTTTGTTGATAAAGCGGTGGGCGCCCGCGATGTTCTCGTCGCTCCACTCCAGAGGGAGATCCGGGGGGGCCACGAACAGGATGTAGAGGCGGAGGGTGTCCGCCCCGTAGCGGTCGATCATGTCGTCGGGAGCCACCGTGTTCCCCTTCGACTTGGACATCACGTCCCCGTCCTTGTGGACCATTCCCTGGGGGAAGAGACGGGTGACCGGCTCGTCGAAGGGCACGAGCCCGAGGTCGCGCATGAACTTGGTCCAGAAACGGGAGTACACGAGGTGCAGGATGGCGTGCTCGATCCCGCCCACGTAGAGGTCGATGGGGAACCAGTAACGCACGGCCGCGGGGTCGAAGGGCCCGTCCTTCTTGCGCGGCGAGAGGTACCGGTAGAAATACCAGGACGAGTCCACGAAGGTGTCCATGGTGTCGGTCTCGCGGCGGGCCGGACCTCCGCAGCGAGGGCAGGCGGCCTCCACGAACGTGGCCACCTTCTCGAGCGGGTTCCCGCCCTCTCCCGTGAAGGGGGCGTCGGGGGGCAGGACCACGGGAAGGTCCTCCTCGGGAACCGGGACCAGCCCGTCCTTCGGGCAATAGAGGACGGGAATCGGCGTCCCCCAGTAGCGCTGCCGGCTGATCAGCCAGTCCCGAAGCCGGTAGGTCACGGTCGC
This genomic window contains:
- the lptE gene encoding LPS assembly lipoprotein LptE — translated: MRARAAAILGLLALGPGCGYALVGKGITTDPTIKRLGVPLFKDRTGKPGLDQKITQKVIEELQKRNRFTVVQEPSGVDALVEGEITAYTVTPVGLGAEGTRTQANRYAITLVAKITYKKIGQKDPIWASEGFSFRDEYDIGDAATGYFDREDQTIDRLGSAFARTLVAAMLEAF
- the leuS gene encoding leucine--tRNA ligase, with translation MSEYLFDEIEPRWQERWREQGAFEVTEDPSRPKYYCLEMLPYPSGDIHVGHVRNYCITDVVARYRTMRGFNVLHPIGWDALGLPAENAAIKHGIHPEKWTRDNIAGMKRQLQRLGFSYPWSREIATCDPEYYRWNQWFFLRMLERGIAYRKKAAVNWCPSCQTVLANEQAEGGECWRCHSKVEERELDQWFVRITAYQDQLLDDMAQLEAWPERVLVQQRNWVGRSPGAEVDFPVPGGEPIRIFTTRIDTIFGATFMVLAPEHGMVETLLAGAPEAEEPRAAIARLRAQDRRARLEGGIEKEGVFTGRYAINPFSGERIPIWVGNFVLMGYGTGAIMAVPAHDQRDFEFARKYGIPIRVVIQGEGTPLEGDALTAAYDGPGRLVNSGGFNGLPFDEAKARLAAHAAAQGFGKATVTYRLRDWLISRQRYWGTPIPVLYCPKDGLVPVPEEDLPVVLPPDAPFTGEGGNPLEKVATFVEAACPRCGGPARRETDTMDTFVDSSWYFYRYLSPRKKDGPFDPAAVRYWFPIDLYVGGIEHAILHLVYSRFWTKFMRDLGLVPFDEPVTRLFPQGMVHKDGDVMSKSKGNTVAPDDMIDRYGADTLRLYILFVAPPDLPLEWSDENIAGAHRFINKVWRLIDRYAEALAAAPALPQELPAAGRDLRRKVHQTVAKVTRDIEGRLQMNTAVAAMMELYNTIVELEPRVSAEEGGRAVLREALETLVLLLNPFTPHLCEELAERLGRKGGLVRAAWPVADPAAAREEELELAVQVNGKVRGHVTVPREAREEDVRRWALTEVAEHVKGKEIVKVVVVPGRLVSVVTR